The following proteins are encoded in a genomic region of Capra hircus breed San Clemente chromosome 16, ASM170441v1, whole genome shotgun sequence:
- the RERE gene encoding arginine-glutamic acid dipeptide repeats protein isoform X4, producing MQSLQEWSRRLQIGLAGQVWLFAEFARLVSTSGSGRDAPPGGQKRFVKGLRQYGKNFFRIRKELLPNKETGELITFYYYWKKTPEAASSRAHRRHRRQAVFRRIKTRTASTPVNTPSRPPSSEFLDLSSASEDDFDSEDSEQELKGYACRHCFTTTSKDWHHGGRENILLCTDCRIHFKKYGELPPIEKPVDPPPFMFKPVKEEDDGLSGKHSMRTRRSRGSMSTLRSGRKKQPASPDGRASPISEDIRSSGRNSPSAASTSSNDSKAETVKKSAKKVKEEATSPLKSTKRQREKGTSDTEEADRTSSKKTKTQEISRPNSPSEGEGESSDSRSVNDEGSSDPKDIDQDNRSTSPSIPSPQDNESDSDSSAQQTTQPSALQAPGGAAPAPSSAVPGTAQLPTPGPTAAPAAPSQGSPSASQPPTQPQAPSAAAPHAHIQQAPALHPQRLASPHPPLQPLTGPASQTTGPPHTQPPLHSQGPPGPHGLQAGSLLQHPGPPQPFGLPPQVSQAAAHPHTSLQPPAPQSALQPQQPPREQPLPPAPLAMPHIKPPPTTPIPQLPAPQAHKHPPHLSGPSPFSMNANLPPPPALKPLSSLSTHHPPSAHPPPLQLMPQSQPLPSSPAQPPVLTQSQGLPPAATSHPATGLHQVPPQPPFAQHPFVPGGPPPITPPTCPSTSTPPAGPGPSAQPPCSGAVSSGGSVPGGAPCPLPTVQIKEEALDDAEEPESPPPPPRSPSPEPTVVDTPSHASQSARFYKHLDRGYNSCARTDLYFMPLAGSKLAKKREEAIEKAKREAEQKAREEREREKEKEKEREREREREREAERAAKASSSAHEGRLSDPQLGGPGHMRPSFEPPPTTIAAVPPYIGPDTPALRTLSEYARPHVMSPTNRNHPFYVPLNPTDPLLAYHMPGLYNVDPTIRERELREREIRERELRERELRERMKPGFEVKPPELDPLHPAANPMEHFARHGALTIPPAAGPHPFASFHPGLNPLERERLALAGPQLRPEMSYPDRLAAERIHAERMASLTSDPLARLQMFNVTPHHHQHSHIHSHLHLHQQDPLHQGSAGPVHPLVDPLTAGPHLARFPYPPGTLPNPLLGQPPHEHEMLRHPVFGTPYPRDLPGAIPPPMSAAHQLQAMHAQSAELQRLAMEQQWLHGHPHMHGGHLPSQEDYYSRLKKEGDKQL from the exons GGAGAACTGATCACCTTCTATTACTACTGGAAGAAAACCCCGGAAGCAGCCAGCTCCCGAGCCCACCGCAGGCACCGCAGGCAGGCCGTGTTCCGGAGGATCAAGACCCGTACTGCATCCACGCCCGTCAACACGCCCTCCAGACCCCCGTCCAGTGAATTCT TGGACCTGAGTTCAGCCAGTGAGGATGACTTCGACAGCGAGGACAGTGAGCAGGAGCTGAAGGGCTACGCCTGCCGCCACTGCTTCACCACCA CCTCCAAAGACTGGCACCACGGGGGCCGGGAGAACATCCTGCTGTGCACCGACTGCCGCATCCACTTCAAGAAGTACGGCGAGCTGCCCCCCATCGAGAAGCCCGTGGACCCCCCACCCTTTATGTTCAAGCCCGTCAAAGAGGAAGACGATGGGCTCAGCGGGAAGCATAGCATGAGGACGCGGCGGAGTCGTGGCTCG ATGTCTACACTGCGCAGTGGTCGGAAGAAGCAGCCAGCCAGCCCTGATGGTCGTGCCTCGCCCATCAGTGAAGACATCCGCTCCAGCGGCCGGAACTCTCCCAGCGCGGCTAGCACCTCCAGCAACGACAGTAAAGCAGAGACAGTGAAGAAGTCAGCCAAG AAGGTGAAGGAGGAAGCCACATCCCCTCTTAAGAGCACCAAGCGCCAGCGGGAAAAGGGGACCTCGGATACAGAAGAGGCCGACAGGACCAGCTCCAAGAAGACAAAAACCCAG GAGATCAGCAGGCCCAACTCGCCATCCGAAGGCGAGGGGGAGAGCTCGGACAGCCGCAGCGTCAACGATGAGGGCAGCAGTGACCCCAAAGACATTGACCAGGACAATCGCAGCACGTCCCCCAGCATCCCCAGCCCCCAGGACAACGAGAGTGACTCGGACTCCTCGGCCCAGCAGACGACGCAGCCCTCTGCCCTGCAGGCTCCTGGAGGGGctgccccagccccctcctctgcCGTGCCAGGGACTGCCCAGCTGCCCACCCCGGGGCCCACAGCCGCCCCCGCTGCCCCCTCACAGGGCTCCCCTtcagcctcccagcctcccacccAGCCACAGGCCCCCTCAGCTGCTGCTCCCCATGCCCACATCCAACAGGCGCCCGCTCTCCACCCACAGCGGCTGGCCTCACCGCACCCCCCGCTGCAGCCACTGACGGGCCCAGCCAGCCAGACCACCGGCCCACCCCACACCCAGCCCCCCCTGCACAGTCAGGGCCCGCCTGGCCCTCATGGCCTCCAGGCTGGGTCCCTACTGCAGCACCCAGGGCCCCCACAGCCCTTTGGCCTCCCTCCCCAGGTGTCCCAGGCAGCAGCCCACCCTCACACCTCCCTGCAGCCCCCTGCCCCTCAGTCGGCCTTGCAGCCTCAGCAGCCCCCCCGggagcagcccctgcccccagcaccccTGGCCATGCCCCACATCAAACCCCCGCCCACCACGCCCATCCCCCAGCTGCCAGCGCCCCAGGCCCACAAACACCCCCCTCACCTCTCGGGGCCCTCTCCTTTCTCCATGAATGCCAacctcccaccccctcctgctCTGAAGCCCCTGAGCTCCCTGTCCACTCACCACCCCCCCTCagcccaccccccgcccctgcaACTCATGCCACAGAGCCAGCCACTGCCCTCATCCCCTGCACAGCCCCCTGTGCTGACTCAGAGCCAGGGCCTGCCTCCCGCCGCCACCTCCCACCCTGCCACGGGCCTCCACCAGGTGCCCCCTCAGCCCCCGTTTGCCCAACACCCCTTTGTCCCTGGGGGCCCCCCTCCCATCACCCCTCCGACTTGCCCCTCCACCTCTACTCCTCCGGCGGGACCTGGCCCCTCGGCCCAGCCACCCTGCTCTGGTGCCGTTTCTTCGGGAGGCAGCGTACCTGGAGGGGCACCCTGCCCACTCCCCACCGTCCAGATCAAGGAAGAGGCTCTGGACGATGCTGAGGAGCCCGagagcccccctcccccgcctcggAGCCCATCCCCTGAGCCCACTGTGGTGGACACCCCCAGCCACGCCAGCCAGTCTGCCAG GTTCTACAAACACCTGGACCGGGGTTACAACTCGTGTGCACGGACCGACCTGTACTTCATGCCTCTGGCTGGATCCAAACTGGccaagaagagggaggaggccaTCGAGAAGGCCAAACGAGAGGCCGAGCAGAAGGCACGAGAGGAGCGGGAgcgagagaaggagaaggagaaggagcgaGAACGCGAGCGGGAACGGGAGCGCGAGGCTGAGCGAGCGGCC AAGGCGTCCAGCTCAGCACATGAAGGCCGCCTCAGCGACCCCCAACTTGGCGGTCCCGGCCACATGCGGCCTTCCTTCGAGCCCCCGCCCACCACCATCGCGGCTGTGCCCCCCTACATTGGGCCCGACACGCCGGCCCTCCGGACTCTGAGCGAGTACGCCCGGCCCCACGTCATGTCACCCACCAACCGCAACCACCCCTTCTACGTGCCCCTCAACCCCACTGACCCGCTGTTGGCCTACCACATGCCCGGCCTCTACAACGTCGACCCCACCATCCGTGAGCGGGAGCTGCGGGAACGCGAGATCCGAGAGCGGGAGCTCCGGGAGCGGGAGCTGCGGGAGCGGATGAAGCCGGGCTTCGAGGTGAAGCCCCCAGAGCTGGACCCCCTGCACCCGGCCGCCAACCCCATGGAGCACTTCGCCCGGCACGGTGCCCTCACCATCCCCCCTGCCGCTGGCCCCCACCCTTTTGCGTCTTTCCATCCCGGCCTGAAccccctggagagggagagactggCCCTGGCCGGGCCCCAGCTGCGGCCAGAGATGAGCTACCCGGACAGACTGGCGGCCGAGCGCATCCACGCCGAGCGCATGGCCTCTCTGACCAGCGACCCCCTGGCCCGGCTGCAGATGTTCAACGTGACCCCGCACCACCACCAGCACTCCCACATCCACTCGCACCTGCACCTCCACCAGCAGGACCCCCTCCACCAAG GTTCAGCAGGCCCCGTTCACCCGCTGGTCGACCCCCTGACCGCTGGCCCTCACCTGGCGCGCTTTCCCTACCCTCCTGGCACCCTCCCCAACCCTCTGCTTGGACAGCCCCCCCATGAGCACGAGATGCTCCGTCACCCAGTGTTTG GCACCCCCTACCCCCGAGACCTGCCTGGGGCCATCCCACCCCCCATGTCGGCGGCCCACCAGCTGCAGGCCATGCACGCCCAGTCGGCTGAGCTGCAGAGACTGGCCATGGAGCAGCAGTGGCTGCACGGACACCCCCACATGCATGGTGGCCACCTGCCCAGTCAGGAGGATTATTACAG tCGACTGAAGAAAGAAGGTGACAAGCAGTTATAA
- the RERE gene encoding arginine-glutamic acid dipeptide repeats protein isoform X5, which yields MFKPVKEEDDGLSGKHSMRTRRSRGSMSTLRSGRKKQPASPDGRASPISEDIRSSGRNSPSAASTSSNDSKAETVKKSAKKVKEEATSPLKSTKRQREKGTSDTEEADRTSSKKTKTQEISRPNSPSEGEGESSDSRSVNDEGSSDPKDIDQDNRSTSPSIPSPQDNESDSDSSAQQTTQPSALQAPGGAAPAPSSAVPGTAQLPTPGPTAAPAAPSQGSPSASQPPTQPQAPSAAAPHAHIQQAPALHPQRLASPHPPLQPLTGPASQTTGPPHTQPPLHSQGPPGPHGLQAGSLLQHPGPPQPFGLPPQVSQAAAHPHTSLQPPAPQSALQPQQPPREQPLPPAPLAMPHIKPPPTTPIPQLPAPQAHKHPPHLSGPSPFSMNANLPPPPALKPLSSLSTHHPPSAHPPPLQLMPQSQPLPSSPAQPPVLTQSQGLPPAATSHPATGLHQVPPQPPFAQHPFVPGGPPPITPPTCPSTSTPPAGPGPSAQPPCSGAVSSGGSVPGGAPCPLPTVQIKEEALDDAEEPESPPPPPRSPSPEPTVVDTPSHASQSARFYKHLDRGYNSCARTDLYFMPLAGSKLAKKREEAIEKAKREAEQKAREEREREKEKEKEREREREREREAERAAKASSSAHEGRLSDPQLGGPGHMRPSFEPPPTTIAAVPPYIGPDTPALRTLSEYARPHVMSPTNRNHPFYVPLNPTDPLLAYHMPGLYNVDPTIRERELREREIRERELRERELRERMKPGFEVKPPELDPLHPAANPMEHFARHGALTIPPAAGPHPFASFHPGLNPLERERLALAGPQLRPEMSYPDRLAAERIHAERMASLTSDPLARLQMFNVTPHHHQHSHIHSHLHLHQQDPLHQGSAGPVHPLVDPLTAGPHLARFPYPPGTLPNPLLGQPPHEHEMLRHPVFGTPYPRDLPGAIPPPMSAAHQLQAMHAQSAELQRLAMEQQWLHGHPHMHGGHLPSQEDYYSRLKKEGDKQL from the exons ATGTTCAAGCCCGTCAAAGAGGAAGACGATGGGCTCAGCGGGAAGCATAGCATGAGGACGCGGCGGAGTCGTGGCTCG ATGTCTACACTGCGCAGTGGTCGGAAGAAGCAGCCAGCCAGCCCTGATGGTCGTGCCTCGCCCATCAGTGAAGACATCCGCTCCAGCGGCCGGAACTCTCCCAGCGCGGCTAGCACCTCCAGCAACGACAGTAAAGCAGAGACAGTGAAGAAGTCAGCCAAG AAGGTGAAGGAGGAAGCCACATCCCCTCTTAAGAGCACCAAGCGCCAGCGGGAAAAGGGGACCTCGGATACAGAAGAGGCCGACAGGACCAGCTCCAAGAAGACAAAAACCCAG GAGATCAGCAGGCCCAACTCGCCATCCGAAGGCGAGGGGGAGAGCTCGGACAGCCGCAGCGTCAACGATGAGGGCAGCAGTGACCCCAAAGACATTGACCAGGACAATCGCAGCACGTCCCCCAGCATCCCCAGCCCCCAGGACAACGAGAGTGACTCGGACTCCTCGGCCCAGCAGACGACGCAGCCCTCTGCCCTGCAGGCTCCTGGAGGGGctgccccagccccctcctctgcCGTGCCAGGGACTGCCCAGCTGCCCACCCCGGGGCCCACAGCCGCCCCCGCTGCCCCCTCACAGGGCTCCCCTtcagcctcccagcctcccacccAGCCACAGGCCCCCTCAGCTGCTGCTCCCCATGCCCACATCCAACAGGCGCCCGCTCTCCACCCACAGCGGCTGGCCTCACCGCACCCCCCGCTGCAGCCACTGACGGGCCCAGCCAGCCAGACCACCGGCCCACCCCACACCCAGCCCCCCCTGCACAGTCAGGGCCCGCCTGGCCCTCATGGCCTCCAGGCTGGGTCCCTACTGCAGCACCCAGGGCCCCCACAGCCCTTTGGCCTCCCTCCCCAGGTGTCCCAGGCAGCAGCCCACCCTCACACCTCCCTGCAGCCCCCTGCCCCTCAGTCGGCCTTGCAGCCTCAGCAGCCCCCCCGggagcagcccctgcccccagcaccccTGGCCATGCCCCACATCAAACCCCCGCCCACCACGCCCATCCCCCAGCTGCCAGCGCCCCAGGCCCACAAACACCCCCCTCACCTCTCGGGGCCCTCTCCTTTCTCCATGAATGCCAacctcccaccccctcctgctCTGAAGCCCCTGAGCTCCCTGTCCACTCACCACCCCCCCTCagcccaccccccgcccctgcaACTCATGCCACAGAGCCAGCCACTGCCCTCATCCCCTGCACAGCCCCCTGTGCTGACTCAGAGCCAGGGCCTGCCTCCCGCCGCCACCTCCCACCCTGCCACGGGCCTCCACCAGGTGCCCCCTCAGCCCCCGTTTGCCCAACACCCCTTTGTCCCTGGGGGCCCCCCTCCCATCACCCCTCCGACTTGCCCCTCCACCTCTACTCCTCCGGCGGGACCTGGCCCCTCGGCCCAGCCACCCTGCTCTGGTGCCGTTTCTTCGGGAGGCAGCGTACCTGGAGGGGCACCCTGCCCACTCCCCACCGTCCAGATCAAGGAAGAGGCTCTGGACGATGCTGAGGAGCCCGagagcccccctcccccgcctcggAGCCCATCCCCTGAGCCCACTGTGGTGGACACCCCCAGCCACGCCAGCCAGTCTGCCAG GTTCTACAAACACCTGGACCGGGGTTACAACTCGTGTGCACGGACCGACCTGTACTTCATGCCTCTGGCTGGATCCAAACTGGccaagaagagggaggaggccaTCGAGAAGGCCAAACGAGAGGCCGAGCAGAAGGCACGAGAGGAGCGGGAgcgagagaaggagaaggagaaggagcgaGAACGCGAGCGGGAACGGGAGCGCGAGGCTGAGCGAGCGGCC AAGGCGTCCAGCTCAGCACATGAAGGCCGCCTCAGCGACCCCCAACTTGGCGGTCCCGGCCACATGCGGCCTTCCTTCGAGCCCCCGCCCACCACCATCGCGGCTGTGCCCCCCTACATTGGGCCCGACACGCCGGCCCTCCGGACTCTGAGCGAGTACGCCCGGCCCCACGTCATGTCACCCACCAACCGCAACCACCCCTTCTACGTGCCCCTCAACCCCACTGACCCGCTGTTGGCCTACCACATGCCCGGCCTCTACAACGTCGACCCCACCATCCGTGAGCGGGAGCTGCGGGAACGCGAGATCCGAGAGCGGGAGCTCCGGGAGCGGGAGCTGCGGGAGCGGATGAAGCCGGGCTTCGAGGTGAAGCCCCCAGAGCTGGACCCCCTGCACCCGGCCGCCAACCCCATGGAGCACTTCGCCCGGCACGGTGCCCTCACCATCCCCCCTGCCGCTGGCCCCCACCCTTTTGCGTCTTTCCATCCCGGCCTGAAccccctggagagggagagactggCCCTGGCCGGGCCCCAGCTGCGGCCAGAGATGAGCTACCCGGACAGACTGGCGGCCGAGCGCATCCACGCCGAGCGCATGGCCTCTCTGACCAGCGACCCCCTGGCCCGGCTGCAGATGTTCAACGTGACCCCGCACCACCACCAGCACTCCCACATCCACTCGCACCTGCACCTCCACCAGCAGGACCCCCTCCACCAAG GTTCAGCAGGCCCCGTTCACCCGCTGGTCGACCCCCTGACCGCTGGCCCTCACCTGGCGCGCTTTCCCTACCCTCCTGGCACCCTCCCCAACCCTCTGCTTGGACAGCCCCCCCATGAGCACGAGATGCTCCGTCACCCAGTGTTTG GCACCCCCTACCCCCGAGACCTGCCTGGGGCCATCCCACCCCCCATGTCGGCGGCCCACCAGCTGCAGGCCATGCACGCCCAGTCGGCTGAGCTGCAGAGACTGGCCATGGAGCAGCAGTGGCTGCACGGACACCCCCACATGCATGGTGGCCACCTGCCCAGTCAGGAGGATTATTACAG tCGACTGAAGAAAGAAGGTGACAAGCAGTTATAA
- the SLC45A1 gene encoding proton-associated sugar transporter A codes for MLQEQRRAGGGRAGTQAPRVAGRSPSSSERDASWLEPQEHPPAPPTMIPSASSAPPGEALFPALAPQDFWRPPATGYSGSVTQHISHRANNFKRHPKRRKCIRPSPPPPPNTPCPIELVDFGDLHPQRSFRELLFNGSVLFGIEFSYAMETAYVTPVLLQMGLPDQLYSLVWFISPILGFLLQPLLGAWSDRCTSRFGRRRPFILVLAIGALLGLSLLLNGRDIGTALADTASDHKWGIFLTVCGVVLMDFSADSADNPSHAYMMDVCSPADQDRGLNIHALLAGLGGGFGYVVGGIHWDKTSFGRALGGQLRVIYIFTAVILSITTVLTLVSIPERPLRPPGEKKPAMKSPSLPLPPSPPVLCEEGAGQTVPCPPPAPSLYASFSSPISPLSPLTPKYGSFISRDSSLTGINEFASSFATSNIDSVLIDCFTGGHDSYLAIPGSLPRQAISVSFPRAPDSFYRQDRVLGDRRDVTLAAGPDGDVLRVGSLDTSKPRSAGILKRPQTLAIPDAAGGSGPDTSRRRNVTFSQQVANILLNGVKYESELTGSSEPSGQPLSMRHLCFTICNMPRALRHLCVNHFLGWLSFEGMLLFYTDFMGEVVFQGDPKAPHTSEAYQKYNSGVTVGCWGMCIYAFSAAFYSAVLEKLEEHLSVRTLYFIAYLAFGLGTGLATLSRNLYVVLSLCVTYGVLFSTLCTLPYSLLCDYYQSKQFAGSSADGTRRGMGVDISLLSCQYFLAQILVSLVLGPLTSAVGSANGVMYFSSLVSFLGCLYSSLFVVYEIPPSDATTAEEHRPLLLNV; via the exons ATGCTGCAGGAGCAGCGGCGGGCCGGGGGCGGCCGGGCCGGGACCCAAGCTCCGCGCGTGGCAGGCAGGAGCCCGTCCTCCTCGGAAAGGGATGCCTCCTGGCTGGAACCACAG GAGCACCCACCGGCCCCCCCTACGATGATCCCCTCGGCCAGCAGCGCCCCTCCGGGAGAGGCCCTCTTCCCCGCCTTGGCCCCCCAGGACTTCTGGAGGCCCCCAGCCACCGGCTACTCAGGGTCCGTGACCCAGCACATCAGCCACAGGGCCAACAATTTCAAACGACACCCGAAGAGGAGGAAATGCATCCGGCcctcaccgcccccaccccccaacaccccCTGCCCAATCGAGCTGGTGGACTTCGGGGACCTGCACCCCCAGAGGTCCTTCCGGGAGCTGCTGTTCAACGGCTCCGTTCTCTTCGGCATTGAGTTCAGCTACGCCATGGAGACAGCGTATGTGACCcccgtgttgctgcagatgggcCTGCCCGACCAGCTCTACAGCCTTGTGTGGTTCATCAGCCCCATCCTCG GATTCCTACTGCAGCCTCTGTTGGGTGCTTGGAGTGACCGATGTACCTCAAGGTTTGGAAGGAGACGCCCCTTCATTCTTGTCCTGGCTATAG GGGCGCTGCTGGGCCTCTCGCTGCTGCTCAACGGCAGGGACATTGGGACAGCGCTGGCCGACACGGCCAGTGACCACAAGTGGGGCATCTTTCTCACCGTGTGCGGCGTGGTGCTGATGGACTTCAGCGCGGACTCGGCCGACAACCCCAGCCACGCGTACATGATGGACGTGTGCAGCCCCGCCGACCAGGACCGGGGCCTGAACATCCATGCCCTCCTGGCAG GTCTCGGAGGAGGGTTTGGATACGTGGTCGGGGGGATCCACTGGGATAAAACCAGCTTTGGGAGAGCCCTGGGCGGGCAGCTGCGGGTCATCTACATCTTCACAGCTGTCATCCTGAGCATTACCACCGTCCTGACCCTGGTCAGCATCCCCGAGAGACCCCTGCGGCCCCCAGGCGAGAAGAAGCCAGCCATGAAGAGCCCTAGCCTCCCACTGCCTCCATCCCCGCCTGTCCTGTGCGAGGAGGGTGCAGGCCAGACGGTCCCCtgtccacccccagcccccagcctttATGCCAGCTTCTCCAGCCCCATCTCCCCGCTCAGTCCCCTCACGCCCAAGTACGGCAGCTTCATCAGCAGAGACAGCTCCCTGACGGGCATCAACGAGTTTGCCTCATCCTTTGCCACGTCCAACATCGACAGTGTCCTCATCGACTGCTTCACAGGCGGCCACGACAGCTACCTGGCCATCCCCGGCAGCCTCCCGAGGCAGGCCATCAGCGTCAGCTTCCCCAGGGCCCCCGACAGCTTCTACCGCCAGGACCGCGTCCTTGGGGACCGGCGGGACGTCACCCTGGCTGCCGGCCCCGACGGGGATGTTCTGAGGGTGGGCTCCCTGGACACCTCCAAGCCACGGTCGGCCGGGATCCTGAAGAGACCCCAGACCTTGGCCATCCCGGATGCGGCCGGAGGAAGCGGCCCCGACACCAGCCGGAGAAGGAACGTGACCTTCAGTCAACAG GTGGCAAATATTTTACTGAATGGTGTGAAATACGAGAGTGAGCTGACGGGCTCCAGCGAGCCGTCGGGGCAGCCGCTGTCCATGAGGCATCTCTGCTTCACCATCTGCAACATGCCCAGGGCGCTGCGCCACCTCTGTGTCAACCACTTCCTGG GGTGGCTCTCCTTCGAGGGGATGCTGCTCTTCTACACGGACTTCATGGGCGAAGTGGTGTTTCAGGGGGACCCCAAGGCCCCGCACACATCAGAAGCATATCAGAAGTACAACAGCGGCGTCACCGTGGGCTGCTGGGGGATGTGCATATACGCCTTCAGTGCCGCCTTCTACTCAG CTGTCCTGGAGAAGCTGGAGGAGCACCTCAGTGTCCGGACGCTGTATTTTATTGCGTACCTGGCCTTCGGCCTGGGGACCGGGCTTGCCACACTCTCCAGGAACCTCTACGTggttctgtctctctgtgtcacCTACGGGGTCTTGTTTTCCACTCTATGCACCCTGCCCTACTCGCTGCTGTGCGATTACTACCAGAGCAAGCAG TTCGCAGGGTCCAGCGCGGACGGCACCCGACGGGGGATGGGCGTCGACATCTCCCTACTGAGTTGCCAGTACTTCCTGGCCCAGATCCTGGTGTCGCTGGTGCTGGGTCCCCTGACCTCGGCCGTGGGCAGCGCCAACGGGGTGATGTACTTCTCCAGCCTCGTGTCCTTCCTGGGCTGCCTGTACTCCTCGCTGTTTGTCGTCTATGAAATCCCTCCCAGTGATGCCACCACCGCCGAGGAGCACCGGCCCCTCCTGCTAAACGTCTGA